A genome region from Gossypium hirsutum isolate 1008001.06 chromosome A04, Gossypium_hirsutum_v2.1, whole genome shotgun sequence includes the following:
- the LOC107948845 gene encoding phosphatidylinositol:ceramide inositolphosphotransferase 1: MTLYIGREASKLWKRICAETTTEINLLLDNWKYLLAGLIFQYIHGLAARGVHYLHRPGPTLQDLGFFILPELGQDKGYISETVFTCVFLSFLLWTFHPFIFKTKKIYTVLVWCRVLAFLVASQILRIITFYSTQLPGPNYHCREGSKLARLPKPESVLEVLLINFPRGVIYGCGDLIFSSHMIFTLVFVLTYQKYGTRRCIKQLAWLVAIIQSLLIVASRKHYTVDVVVAWYTVNLVVFFIDKKLPELPDRTSGNLPLLLPLSTKDKDSKTKEENQKLLNGNSVDPADWRRRSEVNGKTMEDANGLHADTAMNGA; this comes from the exons ATGACGCTTTACATTGGTCGCGAAGCTTCAAAG TTGTGGAAGAGAATTTGTGCAGAGACAACTACAGAGATCAACCTTCTTCTAGACAATTGGAAATACCTTCTTGCTGGTCTAATTTTTCAG TATATTCATGGTCTAGCTGCCCGAGGAGTTCATTATTTACACCGGCCAGGGCCAACACTTCAGGATCTTGGTTTTTTCATTCTTCCA gAGCTTGGGCAAGATAAAGGCTATATCAGTGAGACAGTGTTCACCTGTGTCTTTTTATCATTTCTATTG TGGACTTTCCATCCTTTCATCTTCAAGACCAAAAAGATCTACACAGTTCTTGTTTGGTGCAGGGTGCTAGCATTTTTAGTT GCTTCTCAGATTCTCCGAATCATTACATTCTATTCTACTCAGCTTCCTGGTCCTAATTATCACTGCCGAGAG GGTTCAAAGCTTGCCAGGTTGCCGAAACCGGAGAGTGTGCTAGAAGTCCTCTTAATTAATT TTCCTCGAGGTGTAATATATGGTTGTGGTGACTTGATTTTTTCATCACACATGATCTTCACCCTAGTCTTTGTGCTAACCTATCAGAAATATGGCACACGAAG GTGCATAAAGCAGTTGGCTTGGTTGGTAGCTATCATCCAAAGTCTCTTGATTGTGGCATCCCGGAAACATTACACAGTTGATGTAGTTGTCGCATG GTATACTGTTAATTTAGTGGTATTCTTCATAGACAAGAAACTGCCAG AATTGCCTGACAGAACCAGTGGAAATTTACCTCTGTTGCTACCATTAAGCACCAAGGACAAGGATAGTAAGACCAAAGAAGAGAACCAGAAGCTCTTGAATGGGAATTCTGTAGACCCTGCTGATTGG AGGCGGAGAAGTGAAGTTAATGGCAAGACAATGGAAGATGCAAATGGACTCCATGCCGATACTGCAATGAATGGTGCGTAG